A genomic segment from Candidatus Eremiobacteraceae bacterium encodes:
- the rpoZ gene encoding DNA-directed RNA polymerase subunit omega has product MDGTHEKKMASFGNIDRLVEEIPNKYLLVNTARVRAQQVVNGAEPMVEGANPEKAVSTAFAEISAGRLEHSTEPEPRPQE; this is encoded by the coding sequence ATGGACGGAACCCACGAGAAGAAAATGGCGTCATTCGGCAACATCGACCGGCTGGTCGAAGAGATCCCGAACAAGTACTTGCTCGTCAACACCGCACGGGTGCGCGCGCAACAAGTCGTCAACGGCGCGGAGCCGATGGTCGAAGGTGCGAATCCCGAAAAAGCCGTGAGCACCGCGTTTGCGGAGATCTCCGCCGGCAGGCTCGAGCACTCGACCGAACCCGAACCGCGCCCACAAGAATAA
- a CDS encoding amidohydrolase, which translates to MRAAFVNADVASLHSASPRARGVLVRDGAIEALFDDLPAGLPADVRIVDCAGGALLPGFHDCHVHLTDTGLLSGGHDLHDCPDISSMLRRVHDLCSGRVYSTDPLYAGNYEEQAIAQGRPPTRAELDAVTGEVPAVLSRVDGHSCVVNSAALARFEVAALDGVERDGAGESTGRLIGAANYAAQNGVIAALSTDAKRAADERAAQMALRAGITTAHNVIVADEPFERLAEHYRHDAELPVRVISKVCSLDVRKVKRLGRRVFGGDIFVDGSIGSRTAAVSGEYRDGAGSGRLYLAGAQLRELFDEAAEHGLSLGVHAIGDRAVEEAIAAWETVIAARGALPGVRPSIDHFEIAQPDQIARAGRLGMLLSMQPAFDHLWGGHGRMYEQRLGSDVARGMNLFASAKRAGCVVCGGSDSPVTPFSALLGIHSLVNHHVVAQRLSVDEAVRAYTEDAAKLSFDEHRRGRLAAGCDADFAVLEKRLDAVAPATIKDIDVMMTVVAGEVRYCALD; encoded by the coding sequence TTGCGAGCCGCATTCGTCAACGCCGATGTGGCGAGTCTTCATTCCGCGTCGCCGCGCGCGCGGGGCGTGCTCGTGCGCGACGGCGCGATCGAAGCGCTCTTCGACGACCTCCCGGCGGGCCTGCCGGCCGACGTGCGCATCGTCGATTGCGCCGGCGGAGCGCTGCTGCCGGGTTTTCACGATTGCCACGTCCATCTCACCGACACGGGTCTGCTTTCGGGTGGCCACGACCTGCACGACTGCCCCGACATCTCCTCGATGCTTCGCCGCGTCCACGACCTCTGTAGCGGTCGAGTTTACTCGACCGACCCTCTCTACGCCGGCAACTACGAGGAGCAGGCGATCGCGCAAGGCCGTCCGCCGACGCGCGCCGAGCTCGACGCCGTCACAGGCGAGGTGCCGGCCGTGCTGTCGCGCGTGGACGGCCACTCATGCGTCGTCAACAGCGCGGCGCTCGCGCGCTTCGAGGTCGCGGCGCTCGACGGCGTCGAGCGCGACGGTGCAGGCGAATCTACCGGGCGCCTCATCGGAGCAGCCAACTACGCGGCCCAGAACGGCGTCATCGCCGCGCTCTCTACGGACGCGAAGCGTGCGGCCGACGAGCGCGCGGCGCAGATGGCATTGCGGGCCGGCATCACGACGGCGCACAACGTCATCGTCGCCGACGAGCCGTTCGAGCGGTTGGCCGAGCATTATCGGCACGACGCCGAGCTGCCGGTCCGCGTCATCTCCAAAGTCTGCTCGCTCGACGTGCGCAAGGTCAAGCGCCTCGGCAGACGTGTGTTCGGCGGGGATATCTTCGTCGACGGCTCGATCGGCTCGCGCACGGCGGCGGTGAGCGGTGAATATCGCGACGGCGCGGGTTCGGGGCGGCTCTATCTCGCGGGCGCGCAGCTGCGCGAGTTGTTCGACGAAGCCGCCGAGCACGGATTGTCCCTCGGCGTGCACGCGATCGGCGATCGCGCGGTCGAGGAAGCGATCGCCGCATGGGAGACCGTGATCGCCGCGCGCGGCGCGCTACCCGGCGTGCGGCCGTCGATCGATCACTTCGAGATCGCGCAGCCTGACCAGATCGCGCGCGCCGGACGCCTCGGCATGCTGCTCTCGATGCAGCCGGCCTTCGATCACCTGTGGGGCGGGCACGGGCGGATGTACGAGCAGCGACTGGGATCAGACGTCGCACGCGGCATGAACCTGTTCGCAAGCGCCAAACGCGCCGGCTGCGTCGTATGCGGGGGTTCGGACTCGCCGGTCACGCCCTTCTCGGCGCTGTTGGGCATCCACAGCCTCGTGAACCACCATGTCGTCGCGCAGCGCCTAAGCGTCGACGAGGCCGTGCGCGCATACACGGAAGACGCCGCGAAGCTCTCGTTCGACGAACACCGGCGTGGCCGGCTCGCCGCCGGCTGCGACGCGGACTTCGCCGTGCTCGAAAAACGCCTCGACGCGGTCGCTCCCGCGACGATCAAGGATATCGACGTGATGATGACGGTGGTCGCGGGCGAGGTCAGGTACTGCGCGCTGGACTAA
- a CDS encoding M1 family aminopeptidase: protein MTHSYCRRADEPRHITRRPFPLPASRAHYAPDRRARVDHIALTLGFDFARRILRGRCATTFTAVGGPLDSLELQAGRMRIKGVRGFGKALEHELVGETLRIEIPRLTSGKSATVAVDYEVRDPQQGIYFIGPDKAYPDKPHQVWTQGQDADAHYWFPCVDHPNAKATTEVSATVPSDFFVLSNGTLVSTVEDKAKKTKTYHWKMDVPHVTYLVSLVAGKFVGRTDKSDGVPVSWYVEPGREADGRRSFGKTPKMVDFFSERIGVKYPYSKYAQIAVRDFVFGGMENTTCTTQTDATLHDARAALDFSSDDLVAHELAHQWFGDFLTCKDWSHAWLNESFATYFDALFKEHDLGADEFTYQNIENADLYLKEDAEHYRRPIVTNVYNEPVDLFDRHLYEKGSCVLHMLRRQLGDELWWRAIKDYVTTNAEGSVETVDLARAVERASGRNFARFFDQWVYGAGHPEFIVSYRWDGDTKAAVVDVKQTQAQADQTALFSVPVELDFGLARGKRERLTVVCDAREQSFRIPLPARPETFAFDPRADVLKTIKLDVPAEMLLRQLAHHPDAGARVAAARALAGNNAPDVVDGLAEALKSDRFWGVRGEAAKALGAARTDEALAALIRNVKVAHPKARRAVAEALGEFRGEEALRALEPLARSDRSYFVEAAAATSIGKTKSPKAFELLRKSLAKDSFNDVVRAAALAGFAALGDERAVPIALDWTKYGRSTFARRAAVSALARLGERRQDVVDAIIGLLDDKQLRVRLAAADALGAMNAVRALPELDRLSGLEVDGRLRSKALESALKIRSGSAGSDELKRLREDMDQLRASNAKLQARLSELEAPARPAAARARARR, encoded by the coding sequence ATGACACACAGCTATTGCCGGCGCGCCGACGAGCCGCGCCACATCACGCGGCGTCCATTCCCGTTGCCGGCGAGCCGGGCGCATTACGCTCCGGACCGGCGTGCGCGCGTCGATCACATCGCGCTCACGCTCGGGTTCGACTTCGCGCGCCGCATCCTGCGCGGCCGGTGCGCGACGACGTTCACCGCCGTGGGTGGCCCGCTCGATTCGCTCGAGCTGCAAGCGGGCCGGATGCGCATCAAGGGCGTGCGCGGCTTCGGCAAAGCGCTGGAGCACGAGCTGGTCGGGGAGACGCTGCGTATCGAGATCCCGCGCTTGACCAGCGGCAAGTCGGCGACCGTCGCGGTGGACTACGAGGTCCGCGATCCGCAGCAAGGCATCTACTTCATTGGTCCGGACAAGGCATATCCGGACAAACCGCACCAAGTGTGGACGCAAGGGCAAGACGCGGACGCCCACTATTGGTTCCCATGCGTCGATCATCCCAACGCCAAGGCGACCACCGAAGTCAGCGCGACCGTGCCGTCGGATTTCTTCGTGCTCAGCAACGGCACGCTGGTCTCGACCGTCGAGGACAAGGCCAAGAAGACCAAGACATATCATTGGAAGATGGACGTGCCCCACGTCACCTACCTGGTGAGCCTGGTCGCGGGCAAGTTCGTCGGACGCACCGACAAGAGCGACGGCGTGCCGGTCTCCTGGTACGTCGAGCCCGGCCGCGAGGCCGACGGGCGCCGCTCGTTCGGCAAGACGCCCAAGATGGTCGACTTCTTCAGCGAGCGCATCGGCGTCAAGTATCCGTACTCGAAGTACGCGCAGATCGCGGTGCGCGATTTCGTGTTCGGGGGCATGGAGAACACCACGTGCACGACGCAGACCGACGCGACGCTGCACGACGCGCGCGCCGCGCTCGACTTCAGCAGCGACGACCTTGTGGCGCACGAGCTCGCGCACCAGTGGTTCGGCGACTTCCTCACCTGCAAGGACTGGTCGCACGCCTGGCTCAACGAGAGCTTCGCGACCTACTTCGACGCGCTGTTCAAAGAGCACGATCTCGGGGCAGACGAGTTCACCTACCAGAACATCGAAAACGCCGACCTCTATCTAAAGGAAGATGCCGAGCATTACAGGCGTCCCATCGTCACCAACGTCTACAACGAACCGGTGGATCTGTTCGACCGCCACCTGTACGAGAAGGGCAGCTGCGTGCTGCACATGCTGCGCCGCCAGCTGGGCGACGAGCTGTGGTGGCGCGCGATCAAAGACTACGTGACGACCAACGCCGAGGGCAGCGTCGAGACGGTCGATTTGGCGCGCGCGGTCGAACGCGCGAGCGGGCGCAACTTCGCGCGTTTCTTCGACCAGTGGGTGTACGGCGCCGGCCATCCGGAGTTCATCGTCTCGTACCGCTGGGACGGGGACACCAAGGCCGCTGTGGTCGACGTCAAACAGACGCAGGCGCAGGCCGACCAAACCGCGCTGTTCAGCGTGCCGGTCGAGCTCGACTTCGGGCTGGCGCGCGGCAAGCGCGAGCGCTTGACCGTGGTATGCGACGCGCGCGAGCAGTCGTTTCGCATCCCGCTGCCGGCGCGCCCCGAGACGTTCGCCTTCGATCCGCGTGCCGACGTGCTCAAGACCATCAAGCTCGACGTGCCGGCCGAGATGCTGCTGCGCCAGCTCGCCCATCACCCCGATGCCGGCGCGCGCGTGGCAGCGGCCCGGGCGCTGGCCGGCAATAATGCGCCCGATGTGGTGGATGGGCTGGCCGAAGCGCTCAAGAGCGACCGCTTCTGGGGCGTGCGCGGCGAGGCTGCAAAGGCGCTGGGCGCCGCGCGCACCGACGAAGCGTTGGCGGCGCTGATCCGCAACGTCAAGGTCGCGCACCCGAAGGCGCGCCGTGCAGTGGCAGAGGCGCTCGGCGAGTTCCGCGGCGAGGAGGCGCTACGCGCGCTCGAGCCATTGGCGCGCTCCGATCGCTCGTATTTCGTCGAGGCGGCCGCAGCGACGTCGATCGGCAAGACCAAGTCTCCCAAGGCGTTCGAGCTCTTGCGCAAGTCGCTCGCCAAAGATTCGTTCAACGACGTCGTGCGCGCGGCCGCGCTGGCCGGCTTCGCCGCGCTCGGAGACGAGCGCGCGGTGCCGATCGCGCTTGATTGGACGAAGTACGGCCGCTCGACGTTCGCGCGCCGGGCTGCCGTGAGCGCGCTTGCGCGTCTGGGCGAGCGCCGTCAGGATGTGGTGGACGCCATCATCGGCTTGCTCGACGACAAGCAGCTGCGCGTGCGGCTCGCAGCCGCTGATGCGCTGGGCGCCATGAACGCCGTGCGCGCGTTGCCCGAGCTGGACCGGCTCTCAGGACTTGAGGTCGACGGGCGACTGCGCAGCAAGGCGCTGGAGTCGGCGCTGAAGATCCGCTCGGGCAGCGCGGGATCCGACGAGCTCAAACGCCTGCGCGAAGACATGGACCAGCTGCGCGCATCGAACGCCAAGCTGCAAGCCAGGCTTTCGGAGCTCGAAGCGCCCGCGCGGCCGGCGGCCGCTCGGGCCAGGGCGCGCCGCTAA
- a CDS encoding elongation factor G, producing MAAPAAAGIRNVAFVGPHHSGKTTLVEALLAHAGATPRKGSVTDGTSTTDHDPESHAHQMSVTPSFAHLQTDGVRINIIDCPGAVDFFEETKFALLGADAAVVVVEADPTRIPQVEILLDHLEARKMPHCFVVNRLDRPGADFPATYAALRQRFGNHVVAEQLPIGQGESFAGFVDVVSLKAYSYGEGGAATPSTLPEHFADKTHEELLEALADYDDHLMEEILEGQEPPAEEVERDLVADVSTDKIIPVLVAAGVRGWGAPQLLEVIVRQFPDALITPRTDADGKPVEPNPAGTLVAQVCKTFVHPQSGKISVARVFAGTLTGDTQLTSPAHPDAKERPGGLFVLQGKNQTALTSAGPGSLVAISRLEAMHTGDTLTTGNAKTAMQVPALAKPAFALAIRPHDRADEAKLSQLLVRMKEEDPTVLPERALFTDELVLRGHGEMHLAVTVERLQRKYNVKLDTQLPNVPYRETIATKTQQQGRYKHQTGGHGMFGDVHLEINPQPRGSGFKFDERIVGGVVPKQFHPGVEKGVREALEKGPIAGFPVVDVHVTLFDGSYHTVDSNEASFRMAASLAMREGLPKCQPALLEPIMRVEVTVPTHFTSVVLQQVSGHRGQILSYGASESRSGWDSVKALVPQAELPRYLTELRTATQGLGYYVAEHDHFEFAPPKVTQNVTAERKEAAAAR from the coding sequence ATGGCTGCACCTGCCGCCGCAGGCATACGAAACGTGGCGTTTGTAGGACCGCATCACAGCGGGAAGACCACGCTGGTCGAAGCCTTGCTCGCTCACGCCGGCGCGACTCCGAGGAAAGGTTCGGTGACCGACGGCACGTCGACCACCGATCACGATCCCGAATCGCACGCGCATCAGATGTCGGTCACTCCGAGCTTCGCGCACCTGCAGACCGACGGCGTCCGGATCAACATCATCGATTGTCCGGGCGCCGTTGATTTTTTCGAGGAGACGAAGTTCGCGCTATTGGGCGCTGACGCCGCGGTCGTGGTCGTCGAAGCCGACCCTACGCGTATCCCGCAGGTCGAGATCCTGCTCGACCATCTCGAAGCGCGCAAGATGCCGCACTGCTTCGTGGTCAACCGGCTCGATCGTCCGGGCGCGGATTTCCCCGCCACGTACGCGGCGCTGCGCCAGCGCTTCGGCAACCACGTCGTGGCCGAGCAGCTGCCGATCGGTCAGGGTGAGAGTTTCGCCGGGTTCGTCGACGTCGTAAGCCTGAAGGCGTATTCGTACGGCGAGGGCGGTGCCGCTACCCCGAGCACGCTGCCCGAACATTTCGCCGACAAGACGCATGAAGAGCTGCTCGAGGCGCTGGCCGATTACGACGATCATCTTATGGAAGAGATCCTCGAAGGCCAAGAGCCGCCGGCCGAGGAGGTCGAGCGCGACCTGGTCGCTGACGTCAGCACGGACAAGATCATCCCCGTCCTGGTCGCCGCGGGCGTCCGGGGCTGGGGCGCGCCGCAACTGCTCGAAGTCATCGTGCGCCAATTCCCAGACGCGCTGATCACGCCACGAACCGATGCGGACGGCAAGCCGGTCGAGCCGAACCCCGCCGGCACGCTCGTCGCTCAGGTGTGCAAGACATTCGTGCACCCGCAAAGCGGCAAGATCTCGGTGGCGCGCGTCTTCGCCGGCACGCTCACCGGCGACACGCAGCTCACCAGTCCGGCACATCCCGATGCCAAGGAGCGGCCTGGCGGACTATTCGTGCTGCAAGGAAAGAACCAGACCGCGCTGACCAGCGCGGGCCCGGGGAGTCTGGTCGCGATCTCGCGCCTGGAAGCCATGCACACGGGCGACACCCTCACGACGGGCAACGCCAAGACCGCGATGCAGGTACCTGCGCTCGCCAAACCGGCGTTCGCGCTGGCGATCAGGCCGCACGATCGCGCCGACGAGGCCAAGCTCTCGCAGCTGCTCGTGCGCATGAAAGAAGAAGACCCGACCGTGCTGCCTGAGCGCGCGCTGTTCACCGACGAGCTCGTGCTGCGCGGCCATGGCGAGATGCATCTGGCGGTCACCGTCGAGCGCCTGCAGCGCAAGTACAACGTCAAGCTCGACACGCAGCTGCCGAACGTGCCCTACCGCGAGACCATCGCCACCAAGACGCAGCAGCAGGGGCGTTACAAACACCAGACGGGCGGCCACGGCATGTTCGGCGACGTGCACCTCGAGATCAATCCGCAGCCTCGCGGCAGCGGGTTCAAGTTCGACGAGCGCATCGTCGGCGGGGTCGTGCCCAAGCAGTTCCACCCCGGCGTTGAGAAAGGCGTGCGCGAAGCCCTTGAGAAGGGGCCGATCGCCGGATTCCCGGTCGTCGACGTCCACGTCACGCTCTTCGACGGTTCCTACCACACGGTCGACTCTAACGAAGCGTCGTTCCGGATGGCCGCATCGCTCGCGATGCGCGAGGGTCTGCCGAAGTGCCAGCCCGCGTTGCTCGAGCCGATCATGCGCGTCGAGGTGACGGTGCCGACGCACTTCACCAGCGTCGTGCTGCAGCAGGTCTCCGGCCATCGTGGCCAGATCCTCAGCTACGGCGCGAGCGAGTCGCGCAGCGGATGGGACTCCGTCAAGGCGCTGGTGCCGCAAGCCGAACTGCCGCGCTATCTCACCGAGCTGAGAACGGCGACGCAGGGCCTGGGCTACTACGTCGCCGAGCACGATCACTTCGAGTTCGCGCCGCCGAAGGTCACGCAAAACGTGACCGCGGAGCGCAAGGAGGCCGCGGCGGCTCGATGA
- a CDS encoding 7-carboxy-7-deazaguanine synthase QueE, which yields MRSSTPPARALVNAQGRARANAKKARMLATATLRVNETFLSVQGEGSMIGTPSLFIRLDGCPLRCAWCDTPYALEGNAGVETAVDALAARCADVRAVVITGGEPLAQDVGALVATLRDKHVTIETSGTIFADLPQVALFSISPKVGSSGYTPKPATLRKFCAAAPGRMQLKFVIADDRDYEEALACVRGLGDALPPATPVILQPESSRAGRGERYAETLRTLTEKALADGRWSAFDIRVLPQLHYILWGGEPGR from the coding sequence GTGCGCAGTTCGACGCCGCCCGCGCGCGCCCTTGTCAACGCGCAAGGTCGGGCGCGCGCAAACGCGAAAAAAGCGCGCATGCTTGCCACCGCGACGCTGCGCGTGAACGAGACCTTCCTCTCGGTGCAGGGCGAAGGTTCGATGATCGGCACGCCTTCGTTGTTCATCCGCCTGGACGGCTGCCCGCTGCGTTGTGCGTGGTGCGATACCCCATACGCGCTCGAGGGAAACGCCGGGGTCGAAACGGCCGTCGACGCGCTGGCCGCTCGATGCGCTGACGTGCGAGCTGTCGTCATCACCGGCGGCGAGCCGCTCGCGCAAGATGTCGGAGCGCTCGTCGCCACATTGCGCGACAAGCACGTCACGATCGAGACCAGCGGCACGATCTTCGCGGATCTGCCGCAGGTGGCGCTGTTCTCGATCAGCCCGAAAGTGGGAAGCTCGGGCTACACGCCCAAGCCTGCGACCTTGCGGAAATTCTGCGCGGCCGCGCCCGGCCGCATGCAGCTCAAGTTCGTGATCGCGGACGACCGCGATTATGAAGAAGCGCTGGCGTGCGTGCGTGGATTGGGCGACGCGCTGCCGCCGGCGACGCCGGTCATCTTGCAGCCGGAGAGTTCACGCGCCGGCCGCGGCGAGCGCTATGCGGAGACGCTGCGGACCTTGACGGAGAAGGCGCTTGCGGACGGACGTTGGAGCGCGTTCGACATCCGCGTGCTGCCGCAGCTGCACTACATCCTGTGGGGCGGGGAGCCGGGGCGTTGA
- a CDS encoding 6-carboxytetrahydropterin synthase, whose translation MISISLECHFDAAHKLDLPYESPCNRTHGHRYVVRIVASAQQLEHGMVVDYNVLKSVVERFDHRDLNALAEFAEMPSTAENIALVLSRELQSAAGARVSIDEVTVHESPQTAARWTRPA comes from the coding sequence TTGATCAGCATATCGCTCGAGTGCCACTTCGATGCGGCGCACAAGCTCGATCTGCCCTACGAATCACCGTGCAACCGCACGCATGGCCATCGCTACGTGGTGAGGATCGTCGCCAGCGCGCAGCAGCTCGAACACGGCATGGTCGTCGACTACAACGTGCTCAAGAGCGTGGTCGAGCGCTTCGATCATCGCGACCTCAATGCGCTCGCTGAGTTCGCCGAGATGCCATCCACCGCCGAGAATATCGCGCTCGTGCTGTCGCGCGAGCTGCAATCAGCCGCCGGTGCACGCGTGAGCATCGACGAAGTGACGGTGCACGAGTCGCCGCAGACGGCCGCGCGGTGGACAAGACCGGCCTAG